A genomic region of Leptotrichia hofstadii contains the following coding sequences:
- a CDS encoding helix-turn-helix transcriptional regulator, whose protein sequence is MKINRLFEIVYLLLEKNSITSKELAEHFEVSVRTIYRDIDILSSAGIPVYFQRGKSGGIKLMDNYVINKSLLSQNEQNEILYALQSLNATNYPNNNKTLSKLSTIFNKKSDNWIKIDFSRYNCDDSTLFEKIKEAILTKQTVKFNYFNTKGEHYERTADPLNLWFKEKAWYLFAYCHKKNDIRQFKITRIKNLTLTNEYFEKTIKDFEINNKKSTVETIKIIVEIDKSQAYRVYDEFSEESINKMENSNFEVVMEYPENEWIYGYLLSFGEHLKVREPERIKKFLFEKIEKMKENYK, encoded by the coding sequence ATGAAAATCAATAGATTATTTGAAATTGTTTATTTATTACTTGAAAAAAATAGTATTACTTCAAAAGAACTTGCTGAACATTTTGAAGTATCAGTCAGAACAATTTATAGAGATATTGACATTCTCTCTTCTGCTGGTATTCCAGTCTATTTTCAAAGGGGAAAATCTGGCGGAATAAAGTTAATGGATAACTACGTCATAAATAAATCGCTACTTTCACAAAACGAGCAAAATGAAATACTTTATGCACTTCAAAGCTTAAACGCTACTAATTATCCTAATAACAATAAAACTCTTTCAAAATTAAGCACTATTTTTAACAAAAAGTCAGACAACTGGATAAAAATAGACTTTTCAAGATATAATTGCGATGATAGTACTTTATTTGAAAAAATTAAAGAGGCAATATTAACTAAACAAACCGTAAAATTTAACTATTTTAACACAAAAGGCGAACATTATGAAAGAACAGCAGACCCTTTAAATTTATGGTTTAAAGAAAAAGCATGGTACTTATTTGCCTATTGCCACAAAAAAAATGATATTCGTCAATTTAAAATAACAAGAATCAAAAATCTAACCTTAACAAATGAATATTTTGAAAAAACAATAAAAGACTTTGAAATAAATAACAAAAAAAGTACGGTAGAAACTATAAAAATCATAGTCGAAATAGATAAATCACAAGCATACCGTGTCTATGATGAATTTTCTGAAGAGAGTATAAACAAAATGGAAAATAGCAATTTTGAAGTTGTAATGGAATATCCTGAAAATGAATGGATTTACGGCTATCTTCTATCTTTTGGAGAACATTTAAAGGTAAGGGAGCCAGAGAGAATAAAGAAATTTCTGTTTGAAAAAATTGAAAAAATGAAGGAAAATTATAAATAG
- a CDS encoding C40 family peptidase: MLAGALIISAVSLADLQSTIKNHYSNKTIDLSVVSKPKPKEVSSSSGTSSTAVRDQIISFAQTKLGSPYVWGATGPNSFDCSGFVGYVFKKAANVSLPRVSSSQATFKPRISSMNMTKGDLVFFETTGKGRISHVGIYMGNRQFIHASSGSRRVTVSSLDSNYYNKTFRWAINPFS; the protein is encoded by the coding sequence ATGCTAGCTGGAGCTTTAATTATTTCTGCTGTATCTCTTGCAGATTTACAAAGTACAATCAAAAATCATTATAGCAACAAGACTATAGATTTATCAGTTGTATCAAAACCTAAACCAAAAGAGGTGAGTAGTAGTAGTGGAACTTCTTCCACAGCAGTAAGAGATCAGATTATCTCTTTCGCACAAACAAAATTAGGTTCACCGTACGTTTGGGGAGCAACTGGTCCTAACAGTTTTGATTGTTCTGGCTTCGTTGGTTACGTATTCAAAAAAGCTGCTAATGTAAGCTTGCCTAGAGTTTCAAGCTCACAAGCAACATTTAAACCAAGAATTTCATCAATGAATATGACGAAAGGTGATTTGGTATTTTTTGAAACAACTGGAAAAGGTCGTATTTCTCACGTAGGAATCTACATGGGTAATAGACAGTTTATTCACGCTTCTTCTGGAAGTAGAAGAGTAACAGTTTCTAGTTTAGACAGTAATTATTACAACAAGACATTTAGATGGGCAATTAATCCATTTAGTTAA
- the serA gene encoding phosphoglycerate dehydrogenase has product MYKVLVGEYIDDDAIAGLQEARDVKVDVKVGISREEILDIIGEYDALIVRSVIKVDKELLDKAKNLKIVGRAGNGTDNINIPEATAHGVIVANTPDSNTVSACEIAIGLMLASARNIVAANNFIKSGKWEREIFVGSEMFEKTLGIIGLGRIGGLVATRMKAFGMKLVAYDPYISDERFKRYGCEKAKTLDELLEKADVITIHTPKTKETVDMINAENIHKLKDGVRLVNAARGGLFNEEAVAEGLRSGKIASFGYDVHTVEPRSECILYEFENAITTPHIGATTYEAQRNVGTQVVKQVLNGLRGEIVETAVNLPAIGREEFLIVKPFINLAEKLGKIYFQIEKTPITNVVLNYYGEIAEQETALVDSTAIKGILEPVLKEEVNYINSKPLAEKRGINISINKKEHKYKNYSSAIEFVITNEEGKKIYVVGTIGMNNEERIISIKNHDVDMAISDNMIYLGNEDVPGVIGAVGATLGKGNINIATMNVGRRENSAIMLLTVDSEVGRRSLKELRGLSQIKWAHYLDLTI; this is encoded by the coding sequence ATGTATAAAGTATTAGTTGGTGAATATATTGATGATGATGCGATTGCGGGACTGCAGGAAGCTAGAGATGTGAAAGTTGATGTGAAAGTTGGGATTTCACGTGAGGAAATTTTGGATATAATTGGCGAATATGACGCTCTTATTGTGAGAAGTGTTATAAAAGTAGATAAGGAACTGCTGGATAAGGCAAAAAATCTGAAAATAGTCGGACGTGCGGGAAACGGTACAGATAATATTAATATTCCTGAGGCGACTGCACATGGGGTAATTGTGGCGAATACTCCTGACAGCAATACGGTTTCGGCTTGTGAAATTGCGATTGGGCTAATGCTTGCCTCTGCGAGAAATATTGTTGCGGCAAATAATTTTATAAAAAGTGGAAAATGGGAAAGAGAGATATTTGTAGGAAGCGAAATGTTTGAAAAAACATTGGGGATTATCGGACTTGGAAGAATTGGTGGACTGGTTGCTACGAGAATGAAAGCGTTTGGAATGAAACTTGTTGCTTATGATCCGTATATTTCGGACGAACGTTTTAAGAGATATGGCTGTGAAAAGGCTAAAACATTGGATGAACTGTTGGAAAAAGCGGATGTGATAACTATTCATACGCCTAAGACTAAAGAAACTGTGGATATGATAAACGCTGAAAATATTCACAAGTTAAAAGATGGTGTAAGACTTGTAAATGCGGCACGTGGAGGATTATTTAACGAGGAGGCTGTGGCTGAAGGATTAAGAAGCGGGAAAATTGCAAGTTTTGGATACGATGTTCATACGGTCGAGCCGCGTTCTGAATGTATTCTTTATGAATTTGAAAATGCAATTACAACGCCACATATTGGAGCGACAACTTATGAAGCGCAGCGAAATGTAGGGACTCAGGTTGTAAAGCAGGTATTAAATGGACTTCGTGGGGAAATAGTTGAAACGGCTGTGAATCTGCCTGCAATTGGAAGAGAGGAATTTTTAATTGTAAAACCGTTTATAAATCTGGCTGAAAAATTAGGAAAAATTTATTTCCAAATTGAAAAAACTCCAATTACAAATGTTGTGCTTAACTATTACGGAGAAATTGCCGAGCAGGAAACTGCGCTTGTGGATTCTACAGCAATAAAAGGGATTCTGGAGCCAGTTTTAAAAGAGGAAGTTAATTATATTAACTCAAAGCCGCTTGCTGAAAAAAGAGGGATTAATATTTCAATAAATAAAAAGGAACATAAATATAAAAATTATTCTTCAGCAATAGAATTTGTAATAACAAATGAAGAAGGCAAGAAAATATATGTTGTCGGAACAATTGGAATGAATAACGAGGAAAGAATTATCAGCATAAAGAATCACGATGTGGATATGGCAATTTCTGACAATATGATTTACTTAGGAAATGAAGATGTGCCGGGAGTTATCGGAGCTGTGGGGGCAACTTTAGGAAAAGGGAATATAAATATTGCCACAATGAACGTAGGTAGACGTGAAAACAGTGCAATTATGCTGCTTACAGTTGACAGTGAAGTTGGAAGAAGATCATTGAAGGAACTTAGAGGACTGAGTCAGATAAAATGGGCTCATTACTTGGATTTGACAATATAG